Proteins encoded in a region of the Zea mays cultivar B73 chromosome 2, Zm-B73-REFERENCE-NAM-5.0, whole genome shotgun sequence genome:
- the LOC103647427 gene encoding ATP-dependent 6-phosphofructokinase 5, chloroplastic isoform X2: MTLSGMAVAFKASTSSVTQQHWSSPTKDQCQYGFTHLSRQKCRKRALCVTAISGKLDLDFTDPSWNQKYQEDWNRRFSLPHINDIYDLEPRRTTFSLKKNRIPLGDGDGSSTDMWNGYVNKNDRALLKVIKYASPTSAGAECIDPDCSWVEHWVHRAGPRKEIYYEPEEVKAAIVTCGGLCPGLNDVIRQIVFTLETYGVKNIVGIPFGYRGFFEKGLKEMPLSRDVVENINLSGGSFLGVSRGGAKTSEIVDSIQARRIDMLFVIGGNGSHAGANAIHEECRKRKLKVSVVAVPKTIDNDILFMDKTFGFDTAVEEAQRAINSAYIEARSAYHGIGLVKLMGRSSGFIAMHASLSSGQIDVCLIPEVSFTLDGEHGVLRHLEHLLNTKGFCVVCVAEGAGQDLLQKSNATDASGNVILSDFGVHMQQKIKKHFKDIGVPADLKYIDPTYMVRACRANASDAILCTVLGQNAVHGAFAGFSGITSGVCNTHYVYLPITEVITTPKHVNPNSRMWHRCLTSTGQPDFH, translated from the exons ATGACCTTGTCTGGGATGGCTGTTGCTTTCAAAGCAAGTACAAGTTCTGTCACACAGCAACATTGGTCAAGTCCAACAAAGGACCAGTGTCAATATGGTTTCACTCATTTAAGCAGGCAAAAGTGCAGAAAAAGAGCACTGTGTGTGACAGCTATATCAGGGAAGCTAGACCTAGATTTCACTGATCCTTCTTGGAACCAAAAGTACCAGGAAGACTGGAACAGGCGTTTTAGTTTGCCACATATTAATGATATATATGATTTGGAACCAAGAAGAACTACATTCTCTTTGAAGAAAAACAG AATTCCCCTGGGTGATGGTGATGGCTCATCAACTGATATGTGGAACGGTTATGTAAATAAGAATGATAGAGCCCTTTTGAAG GTGATAAAGTATGCATCTCCTACTTCTGCTGGAGCTGAGTGCATTGATCCTGATTGTAGCTGGGTGGAACACTG GGTTCATCGTGCAGGTCCTCGTAAGGAGATATATTACGAACCTGAAGAAGTAAAGGCTGCCATTGTTACCTGTGGAGGGCTCTGTCCTGGTCTAAATGATGTCATTAGGCAG ATAGTATTTACTTTGGAGACTTATGGGGTGAAGAATATTGTTGGAATCCCATTTGGTTATCGTGGATTTTTTGAGAAAGGCTTAAAAGAAATGCCG CTCTCGCGTGACGTGGTGGAAAACATAAATCTTTCTGGAGGAAGTTTCCTAGGAGTCTCTCGTGGAGGAGCTAAAACTAGTGAGATTGTAGATAGCATACAA GCCAGAAGAATTGACATGCTATTTGTAATTGGTGGAAATGGTAGCCATGCAGGAGCTAATGCTATTCATGAGGAG TGTCGAAAGAGAAAACTGAAAGTTTCAGTTGTAGCAGTTCCAAAGACAATTGATAATGATATACTTTTTATGGATAAGACGTTTGGTTTTGATACAGCTGTAGAAGAAGCTCAGCGTGCTATCAATTCTGCCTATATAGAG GCACGTAGTGCATACCACGGAATTGGGTTAGTAAAATTAATGGGAAGAAGTAGTGGATTCATAGCCATGCATGCTTCTCTTTCCAGTGGACAGATTGATGTTTGCCTGATACCTGAG GTATCCTTCACACTTGATGGAGAACATGGTGTCTTGCGACACCTTGAGCATTTACTTAATACAAAGGGATTTTGTGTGGTTTGTGTTGCTGAAGGTGCAGGGCAG GATTTACTGCAAAAATCAAATGCAACTGACGCTTCAGGAAATGTGATACTTAGTGACTTTGGTGTCCACATGCAGCAGAAG ATCAAGAAGCATTTCAAGGACATCGGTGTTCCCGCTGATCTAAAATACATTGATCCAACATATATGGTTCGGGCCTGCCGGGCAAATGCATCTGATGCTATTCTCTGCACCGTACTTGGGCAAAATGCT GTCCATGGAGCATTTGCTGGGTTCAGTGGCATCACGTCAGGTGTTTGCAACACACATTATGTCTACCTTCCCATCACAGAGGTCATTACAACACCAAAGCACGTCAACCCCAACAGCAGAATGTGGCACCGCTGCCTCACATCCACTGGCCAGCCAGACTTCCATTGA
- the LOC103647427 gene encoding ATP-dependent 6-phosphofructokinase 5, chloroplastic isoform X1, producing MTLSGMAVAFKASTSSVTQQHWSSPTKDQCQYGFTHLSRQKCRKRALCVTAISGKLDLDFTDPSWNQKYQEDWNRRFSLPHINDIYDLEPRRTTFSLKKNRIPLGDGDGSSTDMWNGYVNKNDRALLKVIKYASPTSAGAECIDPDCSWVEHWVHRAGPRKEIYYEPEEVKAAIVTCGGLCPGLNDVIRQIVFTLETYGVKNIVGIPFGYRGFFEKGLKEMPLSRDVVENINLSGGSFLGVSRGGAKTSEIVDSIQARRIDMLFVIGGNGSHAGANAIHEECRKRKLKVSVVAVPKTIDNDILFMDKTFGFDTAVEEAQRAINSAYIEARSAYHGIGLVKLMGRSSGFIAMHASLSSGQIDVCLIPEVSFTLDGEHGVLRHLEHLLNTKGFCVVCVAEGAGQKCIFVLLAQDLLQKSNATDASGNVILSDFGVHMQQKIKKHFKDIGVPADLKYIDPTYMVRACRANASDAILCTVLGQNAVHGAFAGFSGITSGVCNTHYVYLPITEVITTPKHVNPNSRMWHRCLTSTGQPDFH from the exons ATGACCTTGTCTGGGATGGCTGTTGCTTTCAAAGCAAGTACAAGTTCTGTCACACAGCAACATTGGTCAAGTCCAACAAAGGACCAGTGTCAATATGGTTTCACTCATTTAAGCAGGCAAAAGTGCAGAAAAAGAGCACTGTGTGTGACAGCTATATCAGGGAAGCTAGACCTAGATTTCACTGATCCTTCTTGGAACCAAAAGTACCAGGAAGACTGGAACAGGCGTTTTAGTTTGCCACATATTAATGATATATATGATTTGGAACCAAGAAGAACTACATTCTCTTTGAAGAAAAACAG AATTCCCCTGGGTGATGGTGATGGCTCATCAACTGATATGTGGAACGGTTATGTAAATAAGAATGATAGAGCCCTTTTGAAG GTGATAAAGTATGCATCTCCTACTTCTGCTGGAGCTGAGTGCATTGATCCTGATTGTAGCTGGGTGGAACACTG GGTTCATCGTGCAGGTCCTCGTAAGGAGATATATTACGAACCTGAAGAAGTAAAGGCTGCCATTGTTACCTGTGGAGGGCTCTGTCCTGGTCTAAATGATGTCATTAGGCAG ATAGTATTTACTTTGGAGACTTATGGGGTGAAGAATATTGTTGGAATCCCATTTGGTTATCGTGGATTTTTTGAGAAAGGCTTAAAAGAAATGCCG CTCTCGCGTGACGTGGTGGAAAACATAAATCTTTCTGGAGGAAGTTTCCTAGGAGTCTCTCGTGGAGGAGCTAAAACTAGTGAGATTGTAGATAGCATACAA GCCAGAAGAATTGACATGCTATTTGTAATTGGTGGAAATGGTAGCCATGCAGGAGCTAATGCTATTCATGAGGAG TGTCGAAAGAGAAAACTGAAAGTTTCAGTTGTAGCAGTTCCAAAGACAATTGATAATGATATACTTTTTATGGATAAGACGTTTGGTTTTGATACAGCTGTAGAAGAAGCTCAGCGTGCTATCAATTCTGCCTATATAGAG GCACGTAGTGCATACCACGGAATTGGGTTAGTAAAATTAATGGGAAGAAGTAGTGGATTCATAGCCATGCATGCTTCTCTTTCCAGTGGACAGATTGATGTTTGCCTGATACCTGAG GTATCCTTCACACTTGATGGAGAACATGGTGTCTTGCGACACCTTGAGCATTTACTTAATACAAAGGGATTTTGTGTGGTTTGTGTTGCTGAAGGTGCAGGGCAG AAATGTATTTTTGTACTCTTGGCACAGGATTTACTGCAAAAATCAAATGCAACTGACGCTTCAGGAAATGTGATACTTAGTGACTTTGGTGTCCACATGCAGCAGAAG ATCAAGAAGCATTTCAAGGACATCGGTGTTCCCGCTGATCTAAAATACATTGATCCAACATATATGGTTCGGGCCTGCCGGGCAAATGCATCTGATGCTATTCTCTGCACCGTACTTGGGCAAAATGCT GTCCATGGAGCATTTGCTGGGTTCAGTGGCATCACGTCAGGTGTTTGCAACACACATTATGTCTACCTTCCCATCACAGAGGTCATTACAACACCAAAGCACGTCAACCCCAACAGCAGAATGTGGCACCGCTGCCTCACATCCACTGGCCAGCCAGACTTCCATTGA